In Pseudorca crassidens isolate mPseCra1 chromosome 17, mPseCra1.hap1, whole genome shotgun sequence, the DNA window AATTTACGTTGCTTTGAGTCACtaaatttgggataatttgtatgaaagcaataaaaaaaaaaatacagaggtcCTACAAGAGCCAggctatatatttatacttaagtatttctgaaatgaatttaaCCTTGTGattgacagcagcagcagcagcagcttccaAGGGATCCCACCACACACCTGAGGCAAAAGGAGCCTAATACAAAGCAGTGACAGCAGCAGGTCACTGCCCCACACTTGGGGTAGAGGGGGACTTGATCTACTGTAGCAGCAGCATAGCCTGAATGGGAACCCATCCTCCTGTGGCACTAGTCCCATCAACATTAGTCTAATCTGCTAGCATCTGCTGTGCCAACAGGCCCAACATATACAAACCCCCCAACTCAGTAGCATTAAGTGAGCCAGGctcagtgtttcctgaaactcatATCCAGTTGCACTGGAAATCCAAGATATCACCTACTgttatgaaaacataaacaataacagaagactgggaacttcagaaagaaaaggggaacaaTGGAATGGGTGAAAACAAATGGGGTAAATATAAGAGACTATCATTAGCCTCATgagtttcttaaattctatatgatGGTCAAAGCAAAAATGATGACACCATCTGATGGGGTTCTCAATGTAGAGAAAGGAAATACTACagaaaatcatactttaaaactGGGGAATATTAAGAGACCTAAATGGAAGTAAAATTTTGAAACTTCACTTGAAGTAATGAAACACTGATTCCAGTAGGCTATGATAAGTTACATATGTATACTGTAATGCCAaaagcaaccactaagaaaactatacaaacagtatacacaaatgattataaatgaattaaattaaaatggacttattaaaaaatgtttaagtaacccacaagaaggaaaaataagggaAACACAGGATTGAGAAACTaaggtaaaagacaaaacaaaaaataacatggtAGACCAAATCTTTGACATGGCAATAATTACATTAACGGTAAATGATCTAAATAACCAAGtcaaagacagagattggaagaGTAGATTAAAAAATCGCAAGcatgatccaactatatactGTCTATAAGAAGCTTAGTTTAAACATCATGATATAGGTAGttcaaagtaaaaggatgaaaatgatatatcatgtgaacattaatcagaaaaagcaggaatggctatattaatatcagataaagtacacttcagagcaaaggaaattattAGGGGCAAAGAGGGTCATTACATAAAGATAACAGGAATAATCCACCTAGATGACCTAGTGATACTAAATGTGTGTGCACCAaacaacagaacttcaaaatgCATGAAGCAAACACTGAAAAAGGTAAAAGGAGAAAGTTTTAAATCCACAATTATTATTTGAGACTTCAACACAGCAATTTATACAACtaccagagagaaaaatcagcaaggatatggaagaactgaaaacatcATCAATCAACAGGATATAACTGACATTTAAAGAACACACTCAGTaagagcagaatacatattcaagTGTCCATGGAACATTCACTCATATACCATATACTGGGCGATAAAAAAACATTAgcagatttaaaagaattaaaatcatagaGAGTATGTTCTCTAGCCATAATGGAAtcagactagaaatcaataagagaaagacaacaggaaaatctTCAATCACATGAAAACTAAACATCACACTTCCAAATAACTCATGGGTAAAAAAGacagcatcaagggaaaaaattttaaatgtatagaataaaagaaaatggagatataACAGATCAAAGTTTGTGGAATGAAGTGAAAGCAATGctgaaagggaagtttatagcactaaattgggaaagaaaatatttcaaagcaataatctaattttctatattaaaatagtaaaaaaggaagaggaaaaaacactaaacaagcagaaagaaggaaataataaagatgaaacagaaatccatgaaactgaaaacaggaaaataggggggaaaatcaatgaaacaaaaggctggttctttgaaataagcaatctaaccaaTAAAGATCTAGAAAGACTGATAAAGATTAAACAGAGAGATAGCACAAATCACAGATATCAGAAATGCAACCAGGGATACCATGACATATCCTGCAGGTTAATGAGGGACAAGTTACTATGAACAAGTCTACACTAGAAATTcaaaaatgtagatgaaatggGCCAATGTTTCTACACccaaaactaccaaaactcagccaagatgaaatagataatctCAATTTTCCTGTAACCATTAGAAATACTGGTTTTTCATTTCAAAACTCCCAAAAGAAATGTTCAGGCTTAGATGTTTCACTTTTACCCAAgacttaaagaattaacaccaattttacaTGATTTGATAAGGAATAGAAGTAGAGGGAACagtttctaattaattttatgaagccagtattaccttgataccaaaaccagacagggatagtatagaaagaagaaacctacagaccaatattttttatgaaattggCTGAAAAACCCTCagccaaatattagcaaattaaatccagaaatatatgaaaagaataatataccatgaccaagtgggatttattccagttaTGCAAAGttggttaaatatttgaaaattaaacagtgTAATCCACCATATCCAATAGATTAAGAGGGAAAAGTCATGTGATCCTATCCattaatgcagagaaagcatctgacaaaatccaatcccattcatgattttaaaaaaagaagaaaaaaaactccaagcaaactaggaatagaaaaggaGCATACTGAAACTCATAAAGATGATCTACAAACAACCTATACCGACATGATATTTAACTGTGAAAGACTGGGTGCTTTCTCTGTAAGCTCAGAAACAAGGCACCgatatctgctctcaccacttttattaaatatatcactGGAGGTTctagtaagaaaataaagcaaaaataaataaatacataaatttaaaagttaaagttttaaaaagtttatttaaaagacaaaaggacTATTCCTACTACGTTGCATAGGAAGGAACATATCCTACTGAATGCTGAACAGTAATATATCCTATTATACTGaataaggaaaagtaaaactgtctgtaTCTGAAGATGAGATGATAatctaaatggagaaaataccaaggaatCCACAAAAAGCTTGAGAAATAATATTAGTTTGTAAATGATTTAGAGTACAAGATCACcacaattttatcaaattatatattaataacaaatgtgtagaagcttaaataaaaatatgtgatgcCATTTACAACTGacctaaataaatacttaaatataagccCAATAAGACATTTATAGGACCTCtagactgaaaattacaaaatgctgatgaagaaaaatttttaagtccCAAACAAATAGGGAGACACAccttgttcatggattagaaaacacaacatgataaagatgtcaattctccccaagttaAGAGGCTTAACACATTACTCTTAAAATGCCCTCAAGGTTTTTGTGGATatagacaagcttattctaagatttatatggtaagaagaggctgaagaatagctaaaacaacttGTAAAGGAAGATGAAAATGGGAGGAATTAATCTACCCAATTTCAAGATTTTGCAGTAATGATGGAGggtagatacatagatcaatggaatggaatagagaacccagaaatagactgacataaatacatataacttGTTTTTGACAGCAGTGCAAAAGCTATCAAGGAAGAAtagacttttcaaaaaatggtactGAAACAGTTGGACATCCctcgacaaaaacaaacaaaaaatgaaccttaacctccacaccttacacaaaaattaaatcaaagtggatcataatcttaaatgtaaaagcagggcatttttagaaaaaaaataggagaaaatgtttggcaTCTAGAACTAGGGGAAtaattcttagacttgacaccaaaagtatgatcaataaaggcaaaaactgataaattggatctcatcaaaatgagttaaaaatgcTTCATAGAAGATCCTTTTAAGTGGATGAAAACTCAAATTACACAGtaggaaaacatatttgaaaatcccATATGAGACAAATGACTTGTAtctataatatacaaagaactctccaaacaacttaaaaaaatccaactagaaaataggcagaagacaggAACAGACATTTCATGGAAGAGAATATACACACGGCaaaggagcacatgaaaagatgctcagcatcattagccattagggaaatgccaatTAAGACCATAATGAGATGTCAGAGAGTaactaaaattaaagtatagtgacaacatcaaatgctggcgagtacatagaaaaattatatcacatcactggtgggaaaataaaatggtttagccACTCTGATCAACAGCTTGACAGTCTCTTTTAATCCTAAAAGTAGATTCACCCTACAACGCAGTAATTGTACTCTTGagcatttatccaaaagaaacaaaaacttaattaAGTTCCCACAGAAACTtacacataaatgttcatagcagttttatttataatagccaaaaactggcaactacccaaatgtctttcagtggatgaatgttgaaacaaattgtgataaaatCTTATGATAGAATACTACCgagcaacaaaaaggaacaaattattaatatatgcaaaaattgaAATGAACTTCAAGGGAATGATGCCGagggaaaaattttgaaaagccGATCTCCGAAGATTAAGTAATTCATGATTATGTTTacatattattcttaaaataacaaaaccgtggagatggagaacagattagaagTTGTCAAGGGTTAGAGATGGGGGTAGAAGGTACAGCGGGGGAACTCTGTGAGGTTTTTGTGGTTCCAGTACAAATAATACAGCTATCTTGGTTTTAATCCCTAAAGATTTCTAAAAGCAATTCCTAATAAGAGGTGTCCAGATATTTAGCAATGGCAGATTAGAGGTATAGCTCCCCAACAGAACAACTTCAAAAGAGAACATACCAATTCAATGCATatgttaatttcaaaaaaaaggcCAGTCACAATACTTAAATGGTATATATCTTAACTATATTATTCTAAGTATCCAGCTATACCAGATGGACTAGCAAGATTTTCTGTACATTCAACCTTATTTAAGACAGTAAATCTTATAATAAgacagttagaaaaagaaaaaaaaaaacaaacctcaactaCAGTTGGATATTCTCATAGGAAGATGAGGTGAAAATATGCAGCAGTGGTTCAAAAGCTTAAGCAGTGGCACCTAAATTTGGTtgtgcattagaatcatctgaagcactttttaaaaaccctcacACTGACGGTTGGTCATCGTAGaccaataaaatcattttaaatctcCTCAGACGATGCCAATGTCTAGCCAGAACTGAGAACCAGCGGACTAAGCAGAAGGGGATGTTTCTACAAAGATCTCTTAACAATAAGTCCTTTCACCCAATCAGATTTACCTCCCCGCAAAGGGCTAAAGAACGCTAGTGTTGTCCATACTTGCTTAGCTTTAATTAGCACTTGTGACTCGCCCAAAACCTAGATCATGTTTCCCCTAAATTTCATGTTATTCCCTACGTTTTTCAAACCCAGGGCTAAGGGGTTTGCCAGGATGAGATTTTAAGTGCTCACACAGGGGAAGTCCCTGGCAAACCAGGACAGCGGTCCCCCTACACTGAAATGTAAAGCATCCTAAATAACCCTGCCACTGCTCCCAGATCCTAGTCTGTGCCaaccagtggagaaaaggcattcTCCATTACTACCACGGCAAATGCTGCTGTACTTGCCTTGGCTGGTCCCTATCTTTTCCAGGCACCACTCCCCTTCACCTGCTGGTGGACGCTTTGGCCAGCTGACAATGcagatattttcaaactttaaggTGAATAAAAATCATCTGGAGGGCCTGTTATAACAGAGATCACTGAGCCTCACCAGAGTCGCTGATTCCATAGGGCTGGGACAGGGCCCTAAAACTTGAATATCTGACACATTATCAGGGGACGCTGGTAAAACTGGTCAGGTTGTTACCGAATGCAGGTTCGTGTGTCTGAAGCACAGTGAAGCCAAACAAACCTAAAGGttggagtctggagcagagaaaggtttattgcaggatcGAGCAAGGAGAGGGGCGGCCCGAGTTCCAAAACACCCTGAAATCTCCAAaggatttcagcaaagcatttttaaaggccaggtgagggagggacgtCCCAGGgaatgtgatcagctcgtgcacaatcctctgattggttgatgtggAGGCCACAGGGCAGGTAACATTATCCATCCTTAGGTGCCAGAAGGTCTGGGGGCTAcgtgctcatgatcatcaaggagttaatttcttccattgggtggtggtttttagcatctgaaaactcaagaaatatgcctgagatactattatctgagtacttcagagaggaactacagcagaggatatgggggatggGTCTGTcctaggaaggccccatagggtacTGCTTGGTTACAAggtgaccatactttgagaaccactgctctagtggCTTGGAATGTTCAGAAGGTAATGGAAGAATCCCTTCCCAGGTCTAGATTCTAGTATCGCCAGCTattttggtggggggaagggtaagttttgTCCTTGCTTGGACTTCTTGTTCATTTATATCAAAGCCTATTTGAGGCAGTGCGCTCGGCAGTCCTGCAGTTCTGTCTTTTGCTTCAACAGTGTTTGGAATGAACAGACCCAGGGACGCTCCTTGCTCCAGCCCCCGACCACCCTCCAACCTTTCTTCCTGTCGCAACCTTTGGAATCAGCCACTCAGCTATCCTCAGCCTCCAGGACAGGCCAACACCGTTTTTTGAGCTTAGCTCCTTCTCACTGATCAACCACGAGTTCCCAGGTGCGTCAGAATTATTCCATCGAGGTGGAGGCCGCCGTCCACCGCCTGTTCAACATGCATCTGGGGACACTTACCTCTCTCTGAGCTTCTATTTCGACAGCAACAGTGGGACTCTGGACAGTGCGGGCCACATTTTTCGCCAACTGGCTGAGGAGAAGTGTGAGGGCGCCCAGCAtctcttgaaaatgcaaaaccagTGCTGTGGCCGCGCCCTCTTCCAGGATGCGCGGAAGCCTTCTCAAGATGAGTGGGGTAAAACCCAGGACGCTGTGGAAGCCGCCATTCTTAGGGAGAAGAGCCTGCACCAGGCACTGTCAGATCTGCGCGCCCTGGGTTCCGCCCGCGCAGACTCCCACCTCTGTGACTTCCTGGAGAGCCgcttcctggaggagcaggtgaaactcatcaagaagatggGCGACCACCTGACCAACCTCCGCAGGCTGGCTGGTCCGCAGGCTGTGCTGGGCGAGTATCTCTTTGAAAGGCTCACCCTCGAGCACAAACAGGAGTCTCTGAAGTCCAGCGGCCTCTGAGGAGCCCCTCTGGCATCAGAGCTTCTGCCTGAAGCCCTGCTCTGCAGCTACTAGGCAGCTTTGTAACCGCCCTGGAGCCGTCTCCCAAGCCTTggaccaaatggaaacaataacgctttttgcagaaggaaaaaaaaaaagcctatttgaaacacaaacagaataaagaggaaaaaaagaaatatatatatatatgtatatatatatattcatggttttttttcctttttttaaaaatttattttactgaagtatagttgatatacaatgttgtgttagtttatgctgtacaactaagtgattcagttatacatatatacaatttttcatattcttttccattatggttaattacaggacattgactatagttccctgtactatacagtaggaccttgttgtttatccatcatatatataataggttacctctgctaatcccaaactcccaatccatcactcccccacctcccccttcccctcgggAACCACAAGTTTGTgtgctatgtctgtgagtctgtttctgtttcatggataagttcatttgtatcatattctagattccacatataagtgatatcatatggtatttgtctttctccttctcacttacttcatttagtataatagtctctaggtccagccatgttgctgcaaatggcattatttcattcttttttatagctgagtagtattccattttatatatatcacatcttctttatccattcatctgtgagtggacatttaggttgtttgcatgtcttggctattataaatagtgctgctgtgaacataggggtgcatgtatgttttcgaattatagttttgtccagatatttgcccaggagtaagattgctggatcatatggtagctctatttttagctttttgaggaactgccatagtgtttccatagtggttgcaccaatttacatccccaccaacagtgtagaagtaagtcagaaagagagagacaaataccgtatgctaacacatatatatggaatttaagaaaaaaaaatgtcatgaagaacctcggggtaaaacaggaataaagacacagacttactagagaacggacttgaggatatggggagggggaagggtaaactgtgacaaagcgtgagagaggcatggacatatattcatgttcttttaacatatgaattgccCCACTTTATCTGTGTGAAATAAGTTTGTTCCCGTTATTGGGCTGCTTCTCAAGCTTTGCTGCTCATTTGAATTACCTAAAgagcttttaagaaaaacattggtgtctgggtcccagccccagagattttgattcagtaggtctagggaggagcctgggcacagggaggtctcagagttccccaggtgattctaatgtgcagcaacTTTGGGAACCACCTCTTGGCTTCAATCCAGCTAGTGATCAGATATTAAATCTAAGACACATGGGCTAGTGCGTGAGCTCTAGGAAGATTCGTGCCAGGGAAAATGATCGATAGTTGTGTTACTTCTCTGAAATGGACTGAAATTTCCAATTAGCATGAACAGGGGAGGGTGAATGGGTGAATGCAATAAGGTGTATCATTTACGTATTGCCCTATGTGTGTGGCTAGAAGCTTTTGCAACTGAGGTCTGCCCTACTTTTCATGCTAATGGTAATGCTTGTCCTCCTAATGCAGCTGTAAGCTTTATAAGCCCATAGGTAGACAGCATCACAAAATATTTACCCCTCCCCACTGGCCCACTCTCAagcttctctccccttccccaataCACAAATGTACATCAATGCTCTTGAGACCACTATCAACATATTGACCTTCAATTCTTCTACTTTGCAGCTTCCCTCTTATCAGGAGATGTCAGCATTTAGTGCAAGGACAAATGCTTGCCTCTTGGTGAGTAATGCAGGCAATGCCTCCAAGAGACAAAAAGCCCTTACGGAGGGGGAAAAAGTCTTTCAAAAAGGTTGATGCCCAGAGGAGGCATTTTCAGTCGTCTCAGCTTAGAGGTCAAATATCCAaaattaaaaaggttaaaaaaaagaaaaagaagaaagcaaggaagaaaagaaggaaacaattttcTTATCTCATAGTAATAAGgcagttttccttaaaaaaaaaaagacttaagccATAAATTCTCTTTCCTAATCAAAATGTGCTTTCCCGTCTTTAGACTATTCCTCTTATATCCTGTATTATTCGTGACATTTAATTCTTGAAATAGCACATGGCTGAAAACAGAAGCTAACCTCTTGTCCACTATGAATTAAATCTTCTTTTCCTAGGACCTGTCTACAGTGTACAATTTGGGGTTTgccaacataattattttctctgaaataagTTACAGCATTTTGCCTTTTCAATATATAGTTATACAATATACTGTTAACACAACATAGTTAATATAGTCAATATAGTAAATACAACTATAACACACGTGATATGATGCCACTTTGGTGATTTTCTTCATCCATGTAATTCTGAAATTTGACAGTATAGTTTTCATATTCTAATGAGCTGAGTATTACCTTTGcaaggatagaaaaataaaataaattcataatattCTTGTGTGGTTTGGCCCTGGGGTGGATTACCATAATGGGGGGATATTTGAGCCTTTCCCCAAGTCATTAAAAAACCTCCAGCGAGCAGCCCCTTGTCCTCTCCAGGGAGTGGGGGGAAAGGATCTTTAATCATAATAATCCTGGGGGGAGAAATCTCAGAAATAAGACATCTGCTTCTGTGCCTTGTTGTTTTGCAGAATAGCAATGATTGCTTTAGCAGCTTCTATTGCCATGTGTGTACAATAAGTAAATGAACATAAAATTGAATGAACGCATAAAAGAAGGATAAACCCACCCAGCTTAACAAATCCACTCTCTCACCTGCTGTGCCctgaaacatgaaagaaagaatcacGGGATCATaaggattaataaaataacagtCTCTGTTAACAATATTGACAGAAGGTATAGGAAAATTTGTCTGATGTGGGACCAACAGCTTAACtgcttaatcctttttttttttttaagggcaactcattcatttattgtttaaagaTTGCAAGACAACTTCTGAATTTCTGTAGCAcagtttaaatgttttacttttttgataaatcagagtataatagaaaaaacaattagtttccagtaatatctatatctctattcaGAATTAAGTCTTCCACAGACATGTAACCTGGAAACAAAAGCCTGTTACAATAAGCAAAGCTTCAACAGAGCTGCTACTTTTCGGGCCAGGGAAAGGTTCATCCCTATAGGAGGAGGATGTGCTATGTAAAATGGCTGCAAGGTCGCAGTCTTGAGGGCGCTGGAAGTCTATTATCCTATCCCACATTAAGTAGTTTGGTGAACTTCAAACGTCCGTTCATCTGCA includes these proteins:
- the LOC137210256 gene encoding ferritin light chain-like, with amino-acid sequence MQNQCCGRALFQDARKPSQDEWGKTQDAVEAAILREKSLHQALSDLRALGSARADSHLCDFLESRFLEEQVKLIKKMGDHLTNLRRLAGPQAVLGEYLFERLTLEHKQESLKSSGL